One window of Quercus robur chromosome 5, dhQueRobu3.1, whole genome shotgun sequence genomic DNA carries:
- the LOC126725738 gene encoding uncharacterized protein LOC126725738 isoform X3, producing the protein MEKEFILSFDVDDGRVRGIMPPQNYVSGCSEFLAVFKGSLALIVFTDEVIGENDVCDIWVMKEYGVSESWTKKSVPMEINANLIGCSVNGELLIEQTSHSGVHIISFDSESLNEENLGIPQTRDVIYTADFVESLVLLNGADIKNQAED; encoded by the exons ATGgaaaaa GAATTTATTTTGTCCTTTGATGTTGATGATGGGAGAGTCCGTGGGATAATGCCGCCTCAAAACTATGTATCTGGTTGTTCTGAATTTCTTGCTGTGTTCAAGGGATCGTTGGCTTTGATTGTTTTCACTGATGAAGTAATTGGCGAAAATGATGTATGCGACATTTGGGTGATGAAGGAGTATGGTGTGTCTGAGTCATGGACAAAAAAAAGCGTACCAATGGAAATAAATGCAAATCTAATTGGCTGCTCTGTCAATGGTGAACTTTTGATTGAGCAAACTAGCCATTCGGGGGTCCACATCATCTCATTTGATTCTGAGAGTTTAAACGAGGAAAATCTTGGAATTCCACAGACTAGAGATGTGATTTACACTGCTGATTTTGTGGAGAGCTTAGTCTTGCTTAACGGGGCAGACATCAAAAATCA
- the LOC126725738 gene encoding uncharacterized protein LOC126725738 isoform X2: MAYDNDQEFILSFDVDDGRVRGIMPPQNYVSGCSEFLAVFKGSLALIVFTDEVIGENDVCDIWVMKEYGVSESWTKKSVPMEINANLIGCSVNGELLIEQTSHSGVHIISFDSESLNEENLGIPQTRDVIYTADFVESLVLLNGADIKNQAED, from the coding sequence ATGGCATATGACAATGATCAGGAATTTATTTTGTCCTTTGATGTTGATGATGGGAGAGTCCGTGGGATAATGCCGCCTCAAAACTATGTATCTGGTTGTTCTGAATTTCTTGCTGTGTTCAAGGGATCGTTGGCTTTGATTGTTTTCACTGATGAAGTAATTGGCGAAAATGATGTATGCGACATTTGGGTGATGAAGGAGTATGGTGTGTCTGAGTCATGGACAAAAAAAAGCGTACCAATGGAAATAAATGCAAATCTAATTGGCTGCTCTGTCAATGGTGAACTTTTGATTGAGCAAACTAGCCATTCGGGGGTCCACATCATCTCATTTGATTCTGAGAGTTTAAACGAGGAAAATCTTGGAATTCCACAGACTAGAGATGTGATTTACACTGCTGATTTTGTGGAGAGCTTAGTCTTGCTTAACGGGGCAGACATCAAAAATCA